The following are from one region of the Nicotiana tomentosiformis chromosome 7, ASM39032v3, whole genome shotgun sequence genome:
- the LOC104117340 gene encoding uncharacterized protein: protein MALISLRGIHETNKLVGPNFDDWYRNLRIVLMHEKLIDVIDKPSKEVSDEDNDDATKIYQKYLEECLTTKCIILASMSSKLQRKHQDMDPTAIIEHLKKMFCTQSRTTRYQLSKALFGSKLTGNSPVGPYVNRMIDLIEELEKLGCKLGKKLSQDLIL from the coding sequence ATGGCTCTGATATCACTGCGTGGAATACATGAGACCAACAAGTTGGTAGGACCAAACTTTGATGATTGGTACAGAAATTTGAGAATTGTTCTCATGCATGAAAAACTTATTGATGTGATCGATAAGCCTTCCAAAGAAGTCTCAGATGAGGATAATGATGATGCCACCAAGATTTATCAGAAATACTTGGAAGAATGTCTTACTACCAAATGCATCATTCTCGCTTCTATGAGTTCTAAGCTCCAGAGGAAACATCAGGATATGGATCCAACTGCAATCATTGAACATCTTAAGAAGATGTTTTGTACACAAAGTAGGACAACTAGATATCAGCTATCTAAGGCTTTATTTGGATCCAAATTGACTGGAAACTCTCCAGTTGGACCCTATGTCAATCGTATGATTGATCTTATTGAAGAACTTGAGAAGTTGGGGTGCAAACTGGGTAAAAAGCTTTCTCAAGATTTGATCTTATAG
- the LOC104092330 gene encoding protein yippee-like At5g53940 isoform X1, with protein sequence MGRIFVVDLEGRTYNCKFCKTQLALCDDLVSRAFHCPRGKAYLFSNAVNITFGPHEERMMLSGMHTVADIFCCCCGQIVGWKYEAAHEKNQKYKEGKFVLERTYPKNDCIFVEDLHKFMDIEKKLLHKFFFYLLNK encoded by the exons ATGGGGAGGATATTTGTGGTGGATCTTGAAGGCAGAACCTACAATTGCAAATTCTGCAAAACCCAACTTGCCCTTTGTGATGACCTTGTTTCCAGG GCTTTTCATTGCCCCAGGGGAAAAGCATACCTATTCAGTAATGC GGTAAATATAACTTTTGGACCTCATGAGGAGAGGATGATGCTTTCTGGAATGCACACAGTAGCAGatatattttgttgttgttgtgggcAGATTGTTGGCTGGAAATAT GAGGCAGCCCATGAAAAAAACCAGAAGTATAAAGAAGGGAAATTTGTCCTTGAAAG GACTTATCCAAAGAACGATTGTATCTTTGTCGAAGATCTCCACAAGTTTATGGATATAGAAAAGAAGTTGCTGCACAAGTTTTTTTTTTATCTGTTAAATAAGTGA
- the LOC104092330 gene encoding protein yippee-like At5g53940 isoform X2 — MGRIFVVDLEGRTYNCKFCKTQLALCDDLVSRAFHCPRGKAYLFSNAVNITFGPHEERMMLSGMHTVADIFCCCCGQIVGWKYEAAHEKNQKYKEGKFVLERGRIIDGVDSEFYIDTRPSMSDAEDA, encoded by the exons ATGGGGAGGATATTTGTGGTGGATCTTGAAGGCAGAACCTACAATTGCAAATTCTGCAAAACCCAACTTGCCCTTTGTGATGACCTTGTTTCCAGG GCTTTTCATTGCCCCAGGGGAAAAGCATACCTATTCAGTAATGC GGTAAATATAACTTTTGGACCTCATGAGGAGAGGATGATGCTTTCTGGAATGCACACAGTAGCAGatatattttgttgttgttgtgggcAGATTGTTGGCTGGAAATAT GAGGCAGCCCATGAAAAAAACCAGAAGTATAAAGAAGGGAAATTTGTCCTTGAAAG AGGCAGGATTATTGACGGAGTTGACTCTGAGTTCTATATTGATACTCGTCCAAGCATGAGTGATGCTGAAGACGCATAA